The sequence TTCAAGCCCCCACTGGCATCCTGCCAGTTAAGTTTACATGGTGTAATTTACCAAATTTCAAATAGGTAAATAGgtaatacaactatatatttaggtaatatgGTTAAGGTTACGTGTTATGTAGTATACaagcaataattttaaatattttttatacacaacattggttttatttatctattttaaaattagaagaCGTTtcttgttaatttatattattattgcatattaatatagaaaaagaTAAATCATAGCTatagtgataaatatatatatagaataaatataatgaaaacatCATATGatatgtattgaatattttaatacttgtataaacGATATGTATTGatagtaaaatttaatgttattatataatatagaattatttctgataaataaataaaataattttgttttgttcaaTCGTAGGTATTCTAAACGATGTTCTGGCTTTTTTATTAGCTGTTCTAAGATATATTGtaatgatttatacatattGCTATTTTGCTGTTATTCATTTTCcttttagattataaatatgtaccttgttttatattataataactttctATAGCAAAttcaatcaaattaaattttctaaaatgattaaaattcatattaaaattaattgatggtcgtgtaaaattatttcaaattagtagtcaattaatatatttcatgtagATATTCtttcgtattttatttgtatttttattttattcggttGCAATTTTGATTATGGTTCTACTGGATAATTAAACCTATAACTTatctattatgtttattattagatGTCTCTATTGAATgcaactatttatataaaaacatctttatgtactttttgtttttaagaatGTCTTAAAACACGCAAATTAGGTGGTTTGAAGAGTGTtactagttaaattaaattcttgcaaaaacgtattaattatctataaactttttaaataattttggagTTATGAAATTCAATTCAAGTTACTAAATACTGTAatggaataaatttatttggaaAAGGATAACTCAGGTGATAGCAGACAGGTAATAGAAATTCATAGTCTTATTGTCCAAAAAggaattaaatatgttatttaatgtataatattgattaaatatagaaaagtaCTGAGGTATatgagtaaaaaatatttagtgatttttattataaatattaattaaatgcttattattatagctatgtaTAGCGTACAccagtataaaaacaatataaaatatgaataattcttatgttctattattattagttgataaaattataatttgaaaatataattatataattattctgaaAACAACAATGAATTAATACGTacatacgaatatattattacctggGGAAGTATCACGATTTACGAGACTACTAAAATGTCTGAAGGAGTATAAATTTGCAAACAAACAATAACCAgactaaattttaatgaatacattttatcataatttaattctaccttgtaattgtataatatttgaacgataaaaatttgtatattggTATTTAGAAGCCCATGCTCATGCTGCAATGActttaaatacacttaaaagATATCATTATTTACACTAACTAAAACACAAAGCGTGATAGaagaataacataaataattgaaaatataacaaaacatattttatcgattGTTTTAGCAAATGCTTGTCTTTTGTTAAACTCTATGAATTGTAAATCTATTTCTTTGCCTTCGTCTTGAGTTCGATTATTTGACGACGGTCCctgtgaaaaatttaaaaaatttgtttgcATTAACATTTGAAcagttataatctataataatatacactttacacatatatatcatatactattatatatatatatatatatatatatatatatatatatatatactatatagatagtttaacattattatggactatgttttgtaataattattgacaacaTTATATTACGTTCACCTCCATTGTCAGGAATTCTATAAATCTGGATTGAACGAAGCTTGAAATTGGTTTTGAAAGTGGTTTCtgtgttattatcatattttttaccaTCACTGATATTATAGCCGTTGAAACTATCAGCACGAGACTGTACGTGTAGTATGCAGCTATATAtagtcgttaaaaataaaaagacaaGTTTTACTCttgtaaaaatcatatttccattttttaaattaattaaaatcatgttttgttCAAATGAGAATATTAGGTACCGTTTATTACCGGAACGTGTCATGTGATATACGTACCAATCAACGGAACAGTGGACAGTGTTAGAGGTATTTTCGAGTACAGAACCTGtagaatgataataacaatcaaTGCGTTGAATAGGCTCATTACAAGTTTACACCTGTCGTCTAGCGAAAGCCAAAACACCAGTAAATTCAACAGAGCTGTACCTgtgtgtaagaaaaaaaaataataataaaaacgtaaatcATCAACAAATTAGTGCAGATTAGATTACTCGATTACGCATTGTACTATATTCTTTATTCATATTCGAATATTCATGTCATTGGTAGCGCATACCGAATAAgacaataatgtttatatcgTCAGTACGTATACTAATTTAGTTACACAACTACAAACTATTATTGTCGCGACGAAGTGAAAACCGAAGATTTTTGTGAGGGGAGAAAAATATACTTGCATAACGCCGGTATGAAAACGATCGAATGACGATGGCTAGTTTTCCGGTTGATGGTGATGTTGTATTCGACGTGGTTATATGGTTCGCCCGAGCAGCACGAATAGAATTTTGTCATTTTCTCACTAgagatttgtaatatttgccATTCCGAATGAGGGCTAACGATTtcgatctaaaaaaaaaaacaataaatcagAATTTTCGTTTATAGTTTTTGCATGAAAGTCGCCGCTCGCCGCCCGGATTTCtattcagaaaataattatCGCGCGAAAGACCTCGTGTGCTGTGTCTGTCAGATTTATCACGTTTGCGCTGTACACCCACGACCCGACTTTCAACACTCCAGTCTGCGTATCAAACGGCCAGTGAGTCATGTCGGCTTGGTAGTGTATCCTGAACTGGACGGGCTGTACCCTCATTACGTATCCGGTGCTTTCCACGAGGCTCAGCGGGTGTCTGTGTTCTATGGTGTTGTCGTCTATGCTGGAACGATTCGAACGAAAAAAACACGGTTTTATTCCACCGCCGTGTAGATGAGTATTATTGGTTATCGATGGGTATATATAGCTTTATGATCTTATACACATTTCTGTGTGATATACGGACAATAACCGGCAAAATCGGTTGACtcgataaatgtttttaaatacctacacatCATTTCGTACTTTTTCGATATACGGTTTTCAAATgtctaataaaattatgtttgtaaatTACTGCGTCTGTCAATTGTTTATCGTTTTATTATCGCGTAGTTCTGGAACTAACGAATGGgatgtttgtataaaatgttaaaaaattcaaaaagtttaaaatataattgttcacAAGAActcatgatttttatttatactaacaaAATGTATCCCCTTACCTAAAATTGCGCATGCACATTCAAGTAACGGTTAGTGCTATAAAACCCAACGTCCGCTGTTTAATAGACATTTGGACATACCTGTTATAGGCCATCACGTCTGGATGCCAAATTTCGTGGTGTTCGACTGTTATGTAATTGATTTTATCGTAATCGTTCGGGTTCCATGTTAGTCGTTCGTCATTCCAAACCTGCGGAAGAACGGAGTGAATTACTTACACCAATAGCaagtattatagatttaaatttcgGGAtgaaaaacgtaaaataaaacatataatattgaattcataGAAATGGGCTCaataaaacataacattatgATGTATTAATACGAATAATCCGCAcgaataatgtaggtatatacttacCATTTTTAACGAGGCGTAAATTATCATATGAGAATTTTCGTAACTCTGTGAAATTTCAACGAAAACATGACTGTATTAGTTTGGTTATGTTTTGCAAGTTTTAACTATGTACACTAGAACATGAACTTAACCAATTCCACGCTGTTGAATACAGTGTTCATTTTCATACGAACGAGTTTCTTATTTGTAGCCGGCACCACCACTTTGTCATAATTTGTCAACAGTTGTTTTCTCAACTCGTATCCAGCAGTGATGTTTTCATCTGGTAGTTTTGAATTATCTGTTGACATATTTAAtgcattaattattgatatcgtACTACATAacgaaataatttacttataagtatagtatgagtaaaaagtttttaaacattatctTAGCTTTAATAAAGTCATGCtttgaatcataataatattttattaccccGTACAGATATTGttcaagtatataataagtTAGTGAACATAGTCAATACGATTTTCGATGCGTATTACTGCAGACTAATTTCTAACCTACTCGCATTGTATGTAATACACAATTTGAGAAAACATTTCGTTAagccattatttaatatttgctggtatttttataaaaaaataaaaaaatcaaaaaaatctccATTCCTTCAGaaaatgtactaaataattaaaaacacacaGTCCTCGATTGCGGTTAGAGTCAGTAGtgttaaactgtttaaaaacatttcaacCACGATacacatgataataattatttatctatattgttatattattatacatatattatttaagaaacttAATGATAATCTATTGTGGTGGAATAATACTGTTCCGATTTTGCCAAACTAATGAAATAAAgtgattcaaaattaaaataattcctacataatattactatttatttactatttcacAGTAAAAATTTTCGGCAGATAAAGTATTATACTACGCCGTCGAAATCGTGGATTCAAGATAAGTGTTTTTTTGAaagtattaaatacctatattattttcgcTGAGTACCTAGTAGGTATGAGTATTGACACGTTTACGAATCTCAGCGACAAACAGGACCGAGTTAAGAATAGGAATTTGTCACTAAGGCTGAGTTACCGGCCAGCAAACATATCAAACCACATCATTCTGGCAGATATGATTCACCAGGCGCGTGATGTGTTTTCTTAGTTTCCCGTTCGTTTATAGCacagtacaataataatgaacgaTTTGTTGATTTACTTGTGTCGCCAGCTGCATAGTACACGGCTAAAGTTATCAGGAACAATCCCAACCGTAGATCGCGTATCATGTTCAATAGCAATGTCGATACTGGAAACTGCAAAAGAAAATATTCGATGGACGACCGTAGTCGACGATATCGAGACTGCCAATGATCTCGAAATAGTGCAACCTTTAGTTTCATAAGTTTATAAAAGACGTGTGTTATACATAAATCTAAATGATTAAATTCTTTAACaggatatattaaattgtacctaaataaataaaatgtgggTTCAATTAAACCCAATCATCGTAAAAGATTGTGTACTCACTTGTCAATTGTATTAGACATATAACTACGCATATTGTTGAGTCTGGtacatggtatattattatcatctgtgcTAGTGGagctaaacaatattatttcatttttattgtcaAACTATAGGTAGTACAAACAACTTGTATTTAATCTCACAATTTATTGAATTACTACTCTTCgaaattgtattgattattcGATATTGAATAGAATCTGCAAGattttgtaattgtaattactataattaataattaatataagagGTCGAGGAGATGTCGAAAAATcaagtataaaaacatattgatatacatttttagaaaacatttttacaccaaaaataaacaaaccataaattaaaaatcaaccacgataaaaaatttatgaaaGTCGATGGCTCAACGCCGATAACTAAGTTAATAAcgattaatcattaaaatgaaacaaaaaacaaaaatacaaattgtaagaCATGTTTTCTCATAATGTGACGATAACCTCCGTGCCAtgcaaaattatacaaatttaataatatcgtctcatatttattgttatactgtAATTTGATGTTCACTGGGAATGTTCCGCAGACCGCTGACTCTTAGTATATTTCAAGAATAattcaacaaaaacaaaaatattttgaaaaaatgtatacataatattccattaaaataaaatattttattcaaagacAATAAACCAATTTATCTATCGCTATTCTAAGTATCCAAGTGCCTTAGTATCTCCTATAATGCTTCGTCACAGAACATAATAGGTTCAAAATTAAGTTGTATGCATTACAGCTAAACCCTGTACATTAGTTGTGTAATTTACGCAAAAAAATGTAGCAATTGTTAAAATATCGGTAAAATCATGAATTTCAACGTTGATTTAT is a genomic window of Rhopalosiphum padi isolate XX-2018 chromosome 4, ASM2088224v1, whole genome shotgun sequence containing:
- the LOC132930297 gene encoding acetylcholine receptor subunit alpha-like 1, with translation MKLKVALFRDHWQSRYRRLRSSIEYFLLQFPVSTLLLNMIRDLRLGLFLITLAVYYAAGDTNNSKLPDENITAGYELRKQLLTNYDKVVVPATNKKLVRMKMNTVFNSVELSYENSHMIIYASLKMVWNDERLTWNPNDYDKINYITVEHHEIWHPDVMAYNSIDDNTIEHRHPLSLVESTGYVMRVQPVQFRIHYQADMTHWPFDTQTGVLKVGSWVYSANVINLTDTAHEIEIVSPHSEWQILQISSEKMTKFYSCCSGEPYNHVEYNITINRKTSHRHSIVFIPALCTALLNLLVFWLSLDDRCKLVMSLFNALIVIIILQVLYSKIPLTLSTVPLIAAYYTYSLVLIVSTAIISVMVKNMIITQKPLSKPISSFVQSRFIEFLTMEGPSSNNRTQDEGKEIDLQFIEFNKRQAFAKTIDKICFVIFSIIYVILLSRFVF